In one Brassica oleracea var. oleracea cultivar TO1000 chromosome C9, BOL, whole genome shotgun sequence genomic region, the following are encoded:
- the LOC106319302 gene encoding uncharacterized protein LOC106319302, with protein MAESPKYIEPYDCREAVAISPKLSLSFVMLNPGLQRIPPVFKPSDELSGSYVRRRCVSSSNHEFSFKRVQSVSKSAGPFDALICVGQFFPDSPELLGEFLDYVEGRAQVLIPT; from the exons ATGGCGGAATCACCAAAGTACATTGAGCCCTATGATTGCAGAGAAGCTGTAGCTATTTCGCCAAAACTCTCTCTCTCTTTCGTTATGTTGAACCCGGGATTACAGAGAATCCCGCCCGTGTTTAAACCCTCCGACGAGCTCTCCGGCAGCTATGTACGGCGGAGGTGCGTTTCTTCTTCAAACCACGAATTCTCCTTCAAGCGAGTCCAATCG GTCAGCAAATCAGCAGGTCCATTCGATGCACTAATCTGCGTCGGCCAATTCTTCCCCGATTCACCGGAGCTTCTAGGCGAGTTTCTGGATTACGTCGAAGGCCGAGCTCAGGTCCTGATTCCTACTTAG
- the LOC106317438 gene encoding dehydrodolichyl diphosphate synthase 5-like: protein MVSLFSVVLTFIAIILIPGLFISRRLSVPFSIRNILRFIKLAASQNDDEEERNEKRGTMGEKEKRGGLPKHVAIILDGNRRWAQKRGVGTSDGHKAGARRVIENAKDCFAMGINTVSLFAFSTENWARPEDEVNGLMSLFEENFRSELPFFQRDKIKISVIGNRTKIPQSLLGLIRETEEATKSYEGKHLILAIDYSGKFDILQACKSLAEKAKNGVIQVEDIDESVIDKELMTNCSEFPNPDLLIRTSGEQRISNFFLWQSAYTELYFPNVLWPDFGEAEYLQALTWYQQRLRRFGRRV from the exons ATGGTGTCTCTTTTCTCAGTTGTTTTGACTTTTATTGCTATTATACTCATCCCTGGTCTCTTCATCTCTAGGCGTCTAAGTGTTCCTTTCTCCATAAGAAACATCCTCAGATTCATTAAACTTGCAGCTTCTCAGAACGATGACGAGGAAGAGAGGAACGAGAAACG TGGTACAATGGGAGAGAAAGAGAAACGAGGGGGATTGCCAAAGCATGTGGCGATTATACTGGACGGAAACAGACGTTGGGCGCAGAAACGAGGAGTGGGGACATCGGATGGTCACAAGGCCGGAGCGAGGAGGGTTATAGAGAATGCTAAGGACTGTTTCGCTATGGGGATAAACACTGTCTCACTCTTTGCTTTCTCCACTGAAAATTGGGCAAGACCCGAG GATGAAGTTAACGGCCTGATGTCCTTGTTTGAGGAAAACTTTAGGTCTGAGCTGCCTTTCTTCCAAAG AGATAAAATCAAGATCTCGGTTATTGGAAACCGGACGAAAATCCCCCAGTCACTTCTAGGTTTGATAAGAGAAACAGAGGAAGCTACAAAGAGTTATGAAGGGAAGCATCTCATTTTAGCAATAGACTATAGTGGAAAATTTGATATACTGCAAGCGTGCAAAAGTCTAGCCGAAAAGGCTAAAAATGGGGTGATCCAAGTAGAAGACATTGACGAGAGTGTGATAGATAAAGAGTTGATGACAAACTGTAGCGAGTTTCCAAATCCTGACCTATTGATCAGAACGAGTGGAGAGCAAAGGATTAGTAACTTCTTCTTATGGCAATCTGCTTACACTGAGCTCTACTTTCCTAACGTTCTATGGCCTGACTTTGGTGAGGCTGAGTATCTTCAGGCTTTGACTTGGTATCAGCAAAGGCTGAGGCGATTCGGTCGACGAGTTTAA